GTGAATATACTGAGGATATTATTGGTATAACCATTATTGCTATAGCTATGAGAGCTACTCCCACTATATATCTACGGGATATACCCATTACACATCCCAATCTCAGTAGATAGATATTGGTACAAGACTTAAAAACCTTACCCTACATCGAGCTGTTTCAAGATTCATTAATGCTTTTATCATTTTGGTGCTATCTCAGTATATGTGAGTCTCTATGTCTATAAAGCTTGGGAAAGACTTTAGATTTGGATTCTCTATAGTTGGTGTTCAGCATGAGATGGGTTTACCTGGATCAGAATTTGTTAGCGACTGGGTTTTGTGGCTCCATGACCAGGAAAACATTGTCTCTGGACTTGTGAGTGGTGATTTTCCTGAGAATGGACCTGGCTATTGGCATCTATATAGACAGGATCATGATATTGCTGAGAGGCTTGGTATGGATGCTATGTGGATAACTATTGAATGGGCAAGGATATTCCCTAGACCGACAACAGATGTTGTTGTACCTATTGATAGGGATTCCGAGGGTATTAAGGGTGTATATATAGATGTTGAACATATAGAGAAGCTTAGGAGCTATGCAGATAGAGATGCATTGAGACGCTATAGGGAGATTATAGAGGATTGGAAGAGCCGTGGAGGTATGGTTATAGTAAATCTCTTCCACTGGTCTCTACCCATATGGCTCCACGACCCTATAAAGGTTAGGAAGCTTGGTGTTGATAGAGCACCTGCGGGTTGGGTTGATGAGAAGACTGTTGTTGAATATACAAAGTTTGTTGCTTTTATTGCTCATGAGCTTGGGGATGTTGTTGATATGTGGTATACAATGAATGAACCAAATGTTATTGCCTCTCTTGGATATATACAGATACAGTCTGGTTTCCCACCCGGCTATCTAGATATTGACTGCTATAAGAGGGTTGTTAAACATCTTGCTGAAGCCCATGCAAGAGGCTATGAAGCAGTAAAGCTATTTTCGAAGAAGCCTATAGGAATTGTAGAGTCTATAGCTAGCTGGATACCTCTGAGAGAAGGTGATAGAGAGGCTGCAGAGAAGGGATTTAGATATAATCTGTGGCCAATAGAAGTAGCTGTAAATGGCTATCTAGATGATGTATATAGAGATGATCTAAAGGGTCATCTAGATTGGATAGGGCTCAACTACTATACTAGAAATGTTGTTGTCTCTGACCCTAGATCTCTACAGGGCTTTAGGATTCTCCCAGGATACGGATATGGATGTACACCAAGGGGAATATCTATAGATGGTAGACCGTGTAGCGATTTTGGCTGGGAGATATATCCTGAGGGTATATACGATGTACTCAAAAGGCTTTGGGATAGATATAGACTCCCAATATATGTTACAGAGAATGGCATTGCAGATGCTGTTGATGCACTAAGACCTCATTTCATAGTCTCACATCTATACCAGATACATAGAGCTAGGAGCGAAGGTGTTGATGTTAGAGGCTACTTCCACTGGAATCTTATAGATAATCTTGAGTGGGCACAGGGATATAGAATGAGGTTTGGTCTTGTCCACGTTGATTTTGAGACTAAGAAGAGGTATCTAAGGCCAAGTGCATTGCTGTTTAGAGAGATTGCAAGTGGTAAGGAGATACCGGATGAGTTTATGCATATGGTTTATCCACCTAGGTACAGGGTATAGAATGTGTCTCATCTATATAGAGAGACAGTTGTTTTTATCACAACAATAATATTTGTCTTACAGATATCGCCACTATCTATATCTATAGCAGAGCGGTTTTCTCCAGATCTAGCTGTAAAGATGTTTATAGAGAGCCATAGCATCCCCGACTTTGTTAAGCATTCTATAGACCCTATGCTCCCAGATGTTTTTAGAGATGGTGTTCTGCTTTCCTATATAATTGCATCTGAAGGTATTGTTCTTCTAAAGAACAATGGTGTTCTACCTCTCAACCATCATGAGAAGATAGCTGTATTTGGTGTTGCTCAGCACTGGGCTTGGTATTACCATGGCGGTGGATCTGGATATGTAGCTGTATCCCCTGATAGAGTTGTTACACTTCTAGAGGGTTTGAGGAACGCTGGTTTTATTGTTGATGAGGAGCTTGTTGATTTCTATAGGAGGTGGGTTGAGAGATATGGATATAGATATAGGGTTCATTGGTGGAATATAACTATTGCTGATGAGCCTAGTTTTAGTGATGATGAGGTGAAGCACTATGCTGAGAGAAACGGTGCTGCTATAGTTGTCATATCTAGATGGTCTATGGAGGGAGGAGATATTCCTTCGACAGAGAAAGGGGTTATCTCTACATGGGGAGGTATATCAATTGTTGCCCCGGGCTATAGATTAACACCACAGGAGTTAAACCTCATAAAACTTGTTTCGAGATACTTCAACAAAACCATTGTTATCCTAAACACCCCGGGTCCTATAGATATGTCTTGGGATAGTCCAGATATAGATGCTATTCTATGGGTTGGATACCCAGGTGAACAGGGTGGAAACGCTGTTGCTGCTATCCTCCTAGGACTTGTCTCTCCATCTGGTAAACTACCAGATACATGGGCATACAGGTTAGAGGACTATCCATCCACAAAGTACTTCGGTGTTGATGAATCTGTATATTGGGAGGATATATATGTTGGCTATAGATACTTCGATACATTTGGTATAGATGTTGCATATCCATTTGGATACGGTCTCTCATACACAAGGTTTAGGATAGATGTTGAAAATATTGGTATTGAGAATGGATACTATGTAAAGATTAGGGTGAGGGTTACCAACACAGGTTGTTACCCGGGTAAAGAGGTTGTGCAAATATATGTGAGTAAACCTGATAGTATTCTTGAGAAGCCTTATCAAGAGCTTATAGCTTTTGCTAAGACAGATCTTCTTCAACCTGGTCAGAGCCAGTATATAGATATAACATTTGATGTTAGGTCTATGGCTTCATACTCAGAGGAGCTCTCTGCATGGGTTCTAGAGCCAGGGGAGTATATTATCAGAGTTGGAAACTCGTCTAGAGATACACATATAGCTGCTATACTCATTCTCAACAAAATGGTTATAGTTGAAGACACTGAGAATAGACTACATGCACCTCATATCAATAGGCTTAGCAAGTGGGCTCTAAATGCAAAGCCCATACCTTATCAGGGGGAGTTAGATGAGTATAGATCTGCCCCTAGAATCTATATAGATCCAAGCTCTATACCTACAACGAATAGAACTGGATGGCCTGAAAAACCAAAGCCCCTCAACGTGAGTATTCCTCCCGATGCTGTGATAAAGCTTAGAGATGTCTTTGAGGGTAGATACACATTAGAACAATTTGTAGCTCAGATGAGTTCTAGAGAACTTGTTGATCTGCTCATTGGTTTAAGGGGTGTGGATAGATATGGTATTCCAGAGCTTAGACATGTAGATGGACCTAACGGTGTTAGACAAGGGCCTTCACCAAACCCTGGAGGAACAGCATTCCCTGTTGCAACGATTATCGCTGCTACATGGGATATAGAGCTCGCTAAGGTCTATGGGTATCAGATAGGTCGTGAGCTTCTATATCTAGGGATATCGCTATGGCTTGCACCTGGTCTCAATATACATAGGAATCCTCTTGGTGGTAGAAACTTTGAGTATTTCTCTGAGGATCCTCTGCTTAGTGGTGTTATTGGTGCATCTATTGTTAAAGGTGTTCAGAGTGTTAATGGTGTTGGAGCTGTTCCAAAGCATTTTGTTGGAAATGAACAGGAGTTTAATAGATATAGCTCAAATTCAATTGTATCTGAAAGAGCATTGAGAGAGATATATCTAAAGCCATTTGAGATTGTTGTAAAGACATCTGATCCATGGGCTATAATGACCTCGTATAACAAGGTAAACAATGTCTATACAGGAAATGACTGGAGTCTCATCGAAGGTGTTTTAAGGTTTGAGTGGGGATTCAGCGGATTTGTTATGACTGATTGGTACTCTGCTAGCTACAACTATAGAGCATTTATAGCTGGAAACGATGTTTTAATGCCATATGATGCAGATCTCTATAGAGCTGTACAGACACAGGTGGCTAACGCTCTGAACAGTGGTGAGATGGGTATAGAATATCTACAGAGATGTGCATACAACCTACTAAGAGTTGTTATGAGGACTAGAATATTTGCTGAATCTATAGGGATGAAGCAAGAGGATGTATATCTATATACACCACCCCCAGATCTATTCAAGATAGAGAAACACTATACAGGGTATAGAGAGATATATACAGCTAGCACCATCTATACAACAACCATAGAGAAATCCACTACCACAACAATCACACCAACGACAACACAGACAATTACAACAGTAACAACAACAATGAAGAGAATAGATATTGAGGCACTGTTTATCGCTACATCTGTTTTTCTAATCGGTATAGCGATAGGATATATCGTGGCTAGGAGAAGGACATGAGATAGCTATACCCTACCCTAAAACAGTATTACTATTCCAGAGACAATATGTGGCTATATAGCCATAACTTGTTTAGGGTGTGGGAATTAGAGCTTTATGTTAATGACATAGGGTTTGTATTGAGATGAAATGTTCATTTCATTAAAATATTTTATCTCCTCCATAGAAACTATAGTACATGGTGTAGAAATTGAGGCCTAGAATGATAGTAGATAATGTGTATTGGGTTGGTGTTAATGATTATCTAAAGGATCTTTTTGAAGGGCTATGGCCTCTACCCTACGGTATTTCATATAATTCATATGTTGTTGTTGGGGATAGAGATGTTGCACTTATAGATACTGTTGATGAGCACTATATCTATGAGTATATCGGTAGGGTGCAGGAGGTTGTTAGAGATCTGTCTAGGGTTAGATATATAGTTGTAAATCATCTTGAGCCTGATCACCATGGGGCTACAGAGGAGCTGATAAAGATGTTGCCAAATGCTAGATTGGTTATGTCTTCTATAGCTATGAACATAGCTAACTCTCTATACAATATCCCTAGGGAGAGAATAGTGACTGTAAAAGATGGTGATGTGATTGACCTTGGTGGAAAAAAGCTTAGATTCATATATACACCGTGGCTCCACTGGCCAGAGACAATGATGACATATCTTGAGGAGGATGGAATTCTATTCTCATGTGATGCATTTGGTAGCTATGGAGCTCTAGAAAACGGTGTTTTTGATGACGAGGTAGATCTAGATTTCTATCTAGATGAAGCCAAGAGATACTTCTCAAATATAGTGATTAAATATTCTAAAAATGTTATTGATGCTATAGAGAAGCTTGAGAAGCTAGGGATAGATATAAGGATTATAGCTCCATCACATGGACCTATATATAGATCCAACCCTAGAAGGATAATAGATCTATATCGCCTATGGACAGACTCCTCAAGGCATAGAGATGTTCTACTAATCTACGGCTCTATGTATGGTAGAACAAAGAGTATTGTAGATACCATTGAGAATAGCCTTAGGGAGAAAGGCATAAATATAGTCTCCATCGATGCCTCTAGAGTACACGAATCCTTTGTCCTACAATATGTAGTAACATCAAAGGTCTTAGTAATAATATATCCATCCTACGACGCTTCAGTATTCCCATATATATACAACCTACTATATCTATTCTATATCAAGAATATTGGCAGAGGAAGATATATAGCAATAATAAACACATACTCATGGGCACCAACACACAGAGAAACAGAAGACATAATCAAAAAAGCCGGCTTCACAGTAATAGAACCTATAATCTCTATGAGATCACTACCCAGCGAATCCGACAAAAAGACAATATCCGAACTAATAGAGAAAATAGCTAAACTAGCCAAAGACTAAAACAACACAAAACATCTCCATTAGATCTAACCACCATCTAACCACATTCACAACCCAAAAAATAAACAACCATAGGACAAAACTCCCTAAACCCCAACACATCTTTCTACCTCTTTGGGAGTTTCTATTTCTCTGTAAACACAAACATTACATCTTTTGTTTCGTGGTACAACCTTTCTACTCCCTTTTGGGAGTTTCTTAACAAGCAGCTATGGATCAGCTGTCATAGTCGGCGTCGCGGACGTCTTTCTACTCCCTTTTGAGAGTTTCTTAACTGTATCAAATCCGCAGTTCTGGTTCAGAGCAACGGACAAATACTTTCTACTCCCTTTTGGGAGTTTCTGTTGTAACACTTTATTTATAGACTCGAGATCTAGTCTATACGCAATCGAGTCTTTCTACTCCCTTTTGGGAGTTTCGTTCTACATAGATAGTAGCGGGAATACGGTTTACGTAACTGCGTATCTTTCTACTCCCTTTTGGGAGTTTCAGATATATGGACAGGTGCTACAGGCTATAGCATCCATCAGAGCTTTCTACTCCCTTTTTGGAGTTTCAGGATATAGCCTATAGCAAATATAAACACTCCAAAGAGACACAGAAACCTTTCTACTCCCTTTTGGGAGTTTCCAGATATGTGTCAGGCTTCCCCGTGCAATAAGGAAATATTTGGAGCAGACTTTCTACTCCCTTTTGGGAGTTTCCTACTGCTTTGGGTACATATGTCTCTGGCTCTAGCCCTAGGAAGTTGTAGTATGCCTTTCTACTCCCTTTTGGGAGTTTCATTTTTTGAGGTGGGAAGATGGGAAGAGACTATGTATACCTTGGAAAAACTTTCTACTCCCTTTTGGGAGTTTCTCTCCTCATGCCGAGCTTTACAAGTAATGAGTATGTAACTATGTCTAGCTTTCTACTCCCTTTTGGGAGTTTCACGTATGATTCCTCGATCTTATCCTTCTGGCAGAGTAGCGTTCCATCTTTCTACTCCCTTTTGGGAGTTTCGTGGTAGAGTTATCGAGGTGGGTAGGCCAGATGTTGACGTTCACGAAGACTTTCTACTCCCTTTTGGGAGTTTCTCATTTACAAATCCGTATTGGTCGTTAGGAGAGCTCTCAAAGATATCTTTCTACTCCCTTTTGGGAGTTTCATCAAGCAACAATAAGAGCTTGATCATCATAGCTATTGTACTTAGACCTCTTTCTACTCCCTTTTGGGAGTTTCAATTGCCTTTGCAGGTTATTTCCTTGGGGCTTACAGAGACTACCTTTCTACTCCCTTTTGGGAGTTTCTTGGCTTGTGATCTGCGGACTTTGCGATTAACTATCTTGATTAAACTTTCTACTCCCTTTTGGGAGTTTCTGCTGGACATGGATAACCTCAATGGGCTGTCTTCCGATCATGACCTTTCTACTCCCTTTTGGGAGTTTCAGGGATACTAACATCTCTATTGCCATTGATATTAACAATAGTTGTCATCATGACTTTCTACTCCCTTTTGGGAGTTTCTATATAAGACGTATTCGCAGATAATAGATCTATTCGCTGTAAGCCTTTCTACTCCCTTTTGGGAGTTTCAATAGACATTCGTCAATAGCTGTGCCCTGATTGTTGCAACAACAATCTTTCTACTCCCTTTTGGGAGTTTCAGGCGTGCTATCATGATTGGCTCTGTCGCTGCGATCCTGACTGTGCTTTCTACTCCCTTTTGGGAGTTTCCGAGTATTATGTTTATATATCTGTTTATAAGTCTATATGATTTCATTACCAATGGATATTATTGGAACATTCGTAGAGTCATTGATTAGCAACGACAATAGTGTTCTAATGAAAAAGAATAGAAATAATGAAACAGTACTAATTGTGAAGACACAATAACCATGCCATAGGTGTTCTAATAGGAAAAGAGTTGATTGCTAGAGCAACATTTTTGCTAGGTCTGTAGGTATATATTCATAGCTCTTTCCTTTCTTTTCATATTCTAGAAGTTCTTTCTTTACTAGTTTTACCAGTTTTCTTTGGAGTGTTTGTCTTGGTATGCCGAGTTTCTTTACTAGGTGTTTTGTTCTTTTTGTTCCTGTTGCTATCTCTTTCAATATCTGTAGCTCTGTATAGTCTATCTCTGCTAGTTTAAGTAGTATTGGTATTCTTATTACTCTTGATTCTTGTGTTGGGAATATCTGTCTTATTATATCCCTCGTCTTTGTATCTTCCTCTAGCTCAAGCTCAAGTGTCTCTACAGAGACATTTGTGATATGTGAAAGTGTATGTGTTGCAAATGCTGCATAGGCAACAGCCATCGAAAGCCATCTAAAACCTCCAACAGCTAGGAAATAGGCTTTGCAGGGAGCAAATCTTTCAACATTTCTTCTAATCAGAGCAACATTCTCCTCAAAACCATTTCTAGGATCAAGCCAAAACATCTCAACAACAACCTCTCTATACACCTCTCTAAGCCATAGATCAAGTCTATTCATAGCATCCTCAGCATCAGACACCCTAGGAATAGAATTAAACAATAAAACAACATCGCCCTCACCAATACCAGTTCTACCAATAGCCCTAGCAACCCTCTCCCACGAAATACCAACACTTACAACAACAACCTTCCTCAAGCGACTCACCTTAGCTGTAGCTATATGCTATATAGCTATAACTCACTGACAAAGTTTATAAGCTCAGTAGAACGTATCTTCAGTTGCAGAGGTTTGAAACCGTGTCTCAAGAGAAACCCTCTATAGAGGAATCGATAGACATCGTTGGCGAATACCTAGCCGCCTTCCTGGCAGTTGAGCAGGACTGGGGCGCTATTGACGGACTTATGCATGCTCATAGACCTGAAGAAGCCTTGATGTACTACGACATGGCGCTTAGGCATGTCCACAAAGTTATGGAGGAGCTCGAAGAGCTGGGTCTGAAACTGTGGTTCCTCCACGGATTCGATCAGCACAGCAAAAACGTTAGAGACCTGCTATGCGATGAAGGCAAGGTGAAGAGTGTAGCGCTTAAACTTGTTGAGAGGGCTCTGTCAAAATATCCCAAATACTATGCCAAGCTGAAGAAGGAGACTGAGAAAGAAGAAGAGAAGGAAGAGGTAGAGGGATGAAACCTTGACGACTCCAAACCTCAAGCTCTACGTTCTAGCCCGCGTAGAGCTACAGCTGAGCTCGCTTAACGCCAGTGGTGCCATAGGCAACTATACAAAGCTTCAGGAGGGATATGTGATAGTAAATACCAGCAGAGGTCCACTCCACGTACCAGTCCCAGTCATAACGGGCAACGCACTAAAGAACTGGCATGCAAGAGCAATGGCTGAAACGTATGTTAGCCTAGGAGGTAAAAAGATTCACGAATCGCACTTCGCAGACATGTACAGGCTCTCCCTCAAAAGACTTGGGAGCGAAGGAGAGCAAAAGAGCAAACTGTCTGAGGCTGGGCTCGTTAATGAATGCAGCATATGTGATGTTCACGGGTATCTCATAGCCGAAGCGGGTGTTCAACTAAAGAGGGAATCACTCATAAAGTTCAGTTTTGCTGTTCCAGTCGAAGAGGAGGTCAAACAGGTCACCGAGCAATATCTTCAGCTAAAGTT
Above is a genomic segment from Ignisphaera aggregans DSM 17230 containing:
- a CDS encoding glycoside hydrolase family 1 (COGs: COG2723 Beta-glucosidase/6-phospho-beta-glucosidase/beta- galactosidase~InterPro IPR001360:IPR018120~KEGG: cma:Cmaq_0652 glycoside hydrolase family protein~PFAM: glycoside hydrolase family 1~SPTR: A8MCI6 Glycoside hydrolase family 1~PFAM: Glycosyl hydrolase family 1), producing the protein MSIKLGKDFRFGFSIVGVQHEMGLPGSEFVSDWVLWLHDQENIVSGLVSGDFPENGPGYWHLYRQDHDIAERLGMDAMWITIEWARIFPRPTTDVVVPIDRDSEGIKGVYIDVEHIEKLRSYADRDALRRYREIIEDWKSRGGMVIVNLFHWSLPIWLHDPIKVRKLGVDRAPAGWVDEKTVVEYTKFVAFIAHELGDVVDMWYTMNEPNVIASLGYIQIQSGFPPGYLDIDCYKRVVKHLAEAHARGYEAVKLFSKKPIGIVESIASWIPLREGDREAAEKGFRYNLWPIEVAVNGYLDDVYRDDLKGHLDWIGLNYYTRNVVVSDPRSLQGFRILPGYGYGCTPRGISIDGRPCSDFGWEIYPEGIYDVLKRLWDRYRLPIYVTENGIADAVDALRPHFIVSHLYQIHRARSEGVDVRGYFHWNLIDNLEWAQGYRMRFGLVHVDFETKKRYLRPSALLFREIASGKEIPDEFMHMVYPPRYRV
- a CDS encoding glycoside hydrolase family 3 domain protein (COGs: COG1472 Beta-glucosidase-related glycosidase~InterPro IPR001764:IPR002772:IPR019800~KEGG: ere:EUBREC_2820 beta-glucosidase~PFAM: glycoside hydrolase family 3 domain protein~SPTR: A6BHU9 Putative uncharacterized protein~PFAM: Glycosyl hydrolase family 3 C terminal domain; Glycosyl hydrolase family 3 N terminal domain); this translates as MSHLYRETVVFITTIIFVLQISPLSISIAERFSPDLAVKMFIESHSIPDFVKHSIDPMLPDVFRDGVLLSYIIASEGIVLLKNNGVLPLNHHEKIAVFGVAQHWAWYYHGGGSGYVAVSPDRVVTLLEGLRNAGFIVDEELVDFYRRWVERYGYRYRVHWWNITIADEPSFSDDEVKHYAERNGAAIVVISRWSMEGGDIPSTEKGVISTWGGISIVAPGYRLTPQELNLIKLVSRYFNKTIVILNTPGPIDMSWDSPDIDAILWVGYPGEQGGNAVAAILLGLVSPSGKLPDTWAYRLEDYPSTKYFGVDESVYWEDIYVGYRYFDTFGIDVAYPFGYGLSYTRFRIDVENIGIENGYYVKIRVRVTNTGCYPGKEVVQIYVSKPDSILEKPYQELIAFAKTDLLQPGQSQYIDITFDVRSMASYSEELSAWVLEPGEYIIRVGNSSRDTHIAAILILNKMVIVEDTENRLHAPHINRLSKWALNAKPIPYQGELDEYRSAPRIYIDPSSIPTTNRTGWPEKPKPLNVSIPPDAVIKLRDVFEGRYTLEQFVAQMSSRELVDLLIGLRGVDRYGIPELRHVDGPNGVRQGPSPNPGGTAFPVATIIAATWDIELAKVYGYQIGRELLYLGISLWLAPGLNIHRNPLGGRNFEYFSEDPLLSGVIGASIVKGVQSVNGVGAVPKHFVGNEQEFNRYSSNSIVSERALREIYLKPFEIVVKTSDPWAIMTSYNKVNNVYTGNDWSLIEGVLRFEWGFSGFVMTDWYSASYNYRAFIAGNDVLMPYDADLYRAVQTQVANALNSGEMGIEYLQRCAYNLLRVVMRTRIFAESIGMKQEDVYLYTPPPDLFKIEKHYTGYREIYTASTIYTTTIEKSTTTTITPTTTQTITTVTTTMKRIDIEALFIATSVFLIGIAIGYIVARRRT
- a CDS encoding beta-lactamase domain protein (COGs: COG0426 flavoprotein~InterPro IPR001279:IPR008254~KEGG: kol:Kole_1337 beta-lactamase domain protein~PFAM: beta-lactamase domain protein~SPTR: C5CDL9 Beta-lactamase domain protein~PFAM: Metallo-beta-lactamase superfamily) codes for the protein MIVDNVYWVGVNDYLKDLFEGLWPLPYGISYNSYVVVGDRDVALIDTVDEHYIYEYIGRVQEVVRDLSRVRYIVVNHLEPDHHGATEELIKMLPNARLVMSSIAMNIANSLYNIPRERIVTVKDGDVIDLGGKKLRFIYTPWLHWPETMMTYLEEDGILFSCDAFGSYGALENGVFDDEVDLDFYLDEAKRYFSNIVIKYSKNVIDAIEKLEKLGIDIRIIAPSHGPIYRSNPRRIIDLYRLWTDSSRHRDVLLIYGSMYGRTKSIVDTIENSLREKGINIVSIDASRVHESFVLQYVVTSKVLVIIYPSYDASVFPYIYNLLYLFYIKNIGRGRYIAIINTYSWAPTHRETEDIIKKAGFTVIEPIISMRSLPSESDKKTISELIEKIAKLAKD
- a CDS encoding CRISPR locus-related DNA-binding protein (InterPro IPR010163~KEGG: cma:Cmaq_1520 CopY family transcriptional regulator~SPTR: A8M9C5 Transcriptional repressor, CopY family~TIGRFAM: CRISPR locus-related DNA-binding protein~PFAM: Sugar-specific transcriptional regulator TrmB~TIGRFAM: CRISPR locus-related DNA-binding protein) → MRKVVVVSVGISWERVARAIGRTGIGEGDVVLLFNSIPRVSDAEDAMNRLDLWLREVYREVVVEMFWLDPRNGFEENVALIRRNVERFAPCKAYFLAVGGFRWLSMAVAYAAFATHTLSHITNVSVETLELELEEDTKTRDIIRQIFPTQESRVIRIPILLKLAEIDYTELQILKEIATGTKRTKHLVKKLGIPRQTLQRKLVKLVKKELLEYEKKGKSYEYIPTDLAKMLL
- a CDS encoding hypothetical protein (KEGG: hypothetical protein) is translated as MSQEKPSIEESIDIVGEYLAAFLAVEQDWGAIDGLMHAHRPEEALMYYDMALRHVHKVMEELEELGLKLWFLHGFDQHSKNVRDLLCDEGKVKSVALKLVERALSKYPKYYAKLKKETEKEEEKEEVEG